From the Leptolyngbya sp. O-77 genome, one window contains:
- the moaC gene encoding cyclic pyranopterin monophosphate synthase MoaC — MEQNSAEKSLPNLTHLDATGQANMVDVSAKAATVRMAIALGQIQMQPETLAAIESGNAPKGDVLGTARLAGIMAAKQTANLIPLCHPLPLQKVDVQITPNLDLPGYDIRAEVRLKAETGVEMEALTAVSIAALTLYDMAKALEKSMQITNIRLLSKTGGKSGDYQAAQ, encoded by the coding sequence ATGGAACAAAATTCTGCTGAAAAATCTCTGCCCAACCTGACCCATCTGGACGCAACCGGGCAAGCAAACATGGTGGATGTGTCGGCTAAGGCAGCAACCGTGCGGATGGCGATCGCCCTAGGGCAAATCCAGATGCAGCCCGAAACCCTTGCAGCAATTGAATCGGGCAATGCGCCCAAGGGCGATGTGCTAGGCACGGCCAGGCTGGCAGGCATTATGGCTGCCAAGCAAACCGCCAACCTGATTCCCCTGTGCCACCCACTGCCCCTGCAAAAAGTAGACGTTCAGATCACGCCCAATCTAGACCTGCCGGGTTACGATATCCGCGCTGAGGTGCGCCTCAAAGCCGAAACTGGCGTAGAAATGGAAGCGCTGACCGCTGTTTCGATTGCGGCACTGACGCTCTACGACATGGCCAAAGCCCTAGAAAAATCCATGCAAATCACAAACATTCGCCTGCTCAGCAAGACGGGCGGCAAATCGGGCGATTACCAGGCGGCGCAATAG
- a CDS encoding HhoA/HhoB/HtrA family serine endopeptidase — protein sequence MVKSLKSWGMYAAVLVMGVSLGMAGHATWQSFSPVRTPQPLPNRSPANVPPSLAPVANESPPAPPSVSSAQPYNFIAAAAERVGPAVVRIDASRTVSRVPPGASPFFRRFFGEEGPSAPERLRRGTGSGFVISASGQIITNAHVVEGADTVRVTLRDGREFEGRVVGADEVTDVAAIAIDATDLPTVTLGGSTNLVPGQWAIAIGNPLGLDNTVTAGIISATGRSSSEVGSPDRRVRFIQTDAAINPGNSGGPLLNDQGEVIGMNTAIRANAQGLGFAIPIETVKRIADQLFATGQVAHPFLGIQMTNLTPALKEELQQNVEDPPFDPSKLAVDRGVLILQVLENTPAATAGLQPGDVILRVGGVPVYTASDVQEQVDGSKIGDLLALEINREGEVLEIGVRPTTLPRSQN from the coding sequence ATGGTTAAATCTTTGAAATCTTGGGGCATGTACGCCGCCGTGCTGGTGATGGGTGTGAGTCTGGGCATGGCCGGACACGCGACTTGGCAGTCGTTCAGCCCCGTCCGCACCCCTCAGCCTTTGCCCAATCGCAGCCCTGCCAACGTGCCGCCGTCCCTGGCCCCTGTGGCGAACGAATCGCCGCCTGCGCCGCCGAGTGTTTCCAGCGCTCAGCCATACAACTTTATTGCGGCTGCCGCAGAGCGCGTTGGCCCAGCCGTGGTGCGGATTGATGCATCCCGCACAGTGAGCCGGGTTCCACCAGGAGCTAGTCCCTTCTTTCGTCGATTTTTTGGCGAAGAGGGCCCAAGCGCTCCGGAGCGATTGCGGCGGGGAACCGGGTCTGGCTTTGTGATTTCGGCTAGTGGGCAAATTATTACCAATGCCCATGTGGTGGAGGGGGCCGACACGGTGCGTGTGACGCTAAGGGACGGGCGCGAGTTTGAGGGACGGGTGGTGGGGGCAGATGAGGTGACAGATGTGGCGGCGATCGCCATCGATGCGACCGATTTGCCAACTGTGACGCTGGGCGGCTCGACCAACTTGGTTCCGGGACAATGGGCGATCGCCATCGGCAATCCTTTGGGACTGGACAACACGGTGACGGCGGGCATCATCAGCGCTACGGGACGCTCCAGTTCCGAAGTCGGTAGCCCCGATCGGCGGGTTCGTTTCATCCAAACCGACGCAGCGATTAATCCCGGCAATTCCGGCGGCCCGCTGCTCAACGACCAAGGCGAGGTCATTGGTATGAACACGGCCATTCGCGCCAACGCGCAGGGGCTGGGTTTCGCCATCCCGATCGAAACCGTCAAGCGAATTGCCGACCAGCTTTTTGCTACGGGACAGGTCGCGCATCCGTTTTTGGGCATTCAAATGACCAACCTCACCCCAGCGCTCAAGGAAGAATTGCAGCAAAACGTCGAAGACCCGCCCTTCGATCCGTCAAAGCTCGCGGTCGATCGGGGCGTTCTCATTCTCCAGGTATTGGAAAATACCCCCGCTGCCACGGCTGGACTTCAGCCCGGAGACGTGATTCTGAGGGTGGGTGGCGTTCCTGTTTACACTGCATCCGACGTGCAGGAGCAGGTGGATGGTAGCAAAATCGGCGATCTGTTGGCGCTAGAAATTAACCGGGAGGGTGAGGTTTTGGAAATTGGCGTGCGACCCACAACCCTGCCGCGATCGCAGAATTAA
- a CDS encoding SWIM zinc finger family protein has product MTQYDAQPSREWWAQRWIDVLESFGWVRRLARARNYAREGHVLSIEFRGAKVHARVQGTAPEPYKVTLSLDPFDDEQWQYVIESLSQQAIFSAKLLAGEMPQNIEEVFTANGLSLFPFTKFDIHSRCSCPDPANPCKHIGAVYYVLGDRFSEDPFVLFQLRGRTKEQIISELRRLRSASPDVPPPEETPSPPVVTSSAIALQTFWQYDHQLEPSLVVIAPPPSSETVLDLLGQMPLRSDGGTSGSVSAHAVNEYLRSLYSQVAQQAVLSAMTAGTQPEES; this is encoded by the coding sequence ATGACTCAGTATGACGCGCAGCCAAGTCGGGAATGGTGGGCCCAGCGCTGGATTGATGTGCTGGAGTCATTTGGCTGGGTGCGCCGCCTGGCCCGCGCCCGTAACTATGCTCGCGAAGGCCATGTGTTATCCATTGAATTTCGCGGCGCGAAGGTTCATGCGCGAGTTCAGGGCACTGCGCCAGAGCCATACAAAGTCACGCTGTCCCTCGATCCGTTTGATGATGAGCAGTGGCAGTATGTGATTGAATCGCTGTCTCAGCAGGCGATCTTTTCTGCCAAGCTGCTGGCGGGCGAGATGCCGCAGAATATTGAAGAAGTTTTCACGGCTAATGGGCTGAGCCTGTTCCCGTTTACCAAGTTTGATATCCACAGCCGCTGTTCTTGCCCGGACCCGGCGAATCCCTGCAAGCACATTGGGGCGGTGTATTATGTGTTGGGCGATCGCTTCAGTGAAGATCCCTTTGTGCTGTTTCAGTTGCGGGGGCGCACCAAGGAGCAGATTATCAGCGAACTGCGTCGGCTTCGTAGCGCCAGTCCCGATGTGCCACCGCCAGAAGAAACGCCCAGTCCACCAGTGGTTACATCTTCGGCGATCGCCCTGCAAACCTTCTGGCAGTATGATCATCAGCTAGAGCCATCGCTGGTGGTCATCGCGCCGCCGCCTAGTTCTGAAACTGTCCTCGATCTGCTGGGGCAGATGCCGCTACGTTCTGATGGCGGCACGTCGGGGTCGGTTTCTGCCCATGCGGTGAATGAGTATCTCCGCAGCCTCTATAGCCAGGTGGCGCAGCAGGCCGTGCTGTCTGCGATGACGGCTGGAACCCAGCCAGAAGAGAGTTAA
- a CDS encoding class I SAM-dependent methyltransferase — MALIFKDYFSRQASRYAKYRPGYPDELYAYLVKTATRHDAAWDCATGNGQVAIGLVPYFETIYATDASASQIANAFPHERIQYSVAPAEASGLPDHCVDLITVGLALHWLPLDGFYAEVNRVGRPGGVIAAWCSDLFRVAEATPAVAALIDELYALILPMQPPEVQLVHDHYQTVPFPFEELPAPTFRQTVQWTPEIILGCVSTWSAVQRYADAEGLGRVARVGAIALSSAWGDPTIPKTVCWDIFLRVGRI; from the coding sequence GTGGCTCTTATTTTCAAAGACTATTTCTCGCGTCAGGCGAGCCGCTACGCGAAGTATCGTCCGGGCTATCCCGATGAGCTATACGCCTACCTAGTCAAAACGGCAACAAGACACGACGCAGCCTGGGATTGCGCCACCGGCAATGGGCAAGTTGCGATCGGGCTGGTGCCCTATTTTGAAACCATCTACGCGACGGATGCCAGCGCCAGCCAAATCGCCAACGCCTTTCCCCACGAGCGAATTCAGTATTCGGTTGCGCCCGCAGAGGCCAGCGGCCTGCCCGACCACTGCGTAGACCTGATCACGGTCGGGCTGGCGCTGCACTGGCTGCCGCTGGACGGGTTCTATGCCGAGGTGAATCGCGTGGGCCGGCCGGGCGGCGTGATTGCGGCCTGGTGCAGCGATTTATTCCGGGTTGCCGAGGCCACACCTGCCGTGGCCGCGCTGATCGACGAACTCTACGCACTCATCCTGCCCATGCAGCCGCCCGAAGTGCAACTCGTGCATGATCATTACCAGACAGTCCCCTTTCCGTTTGAGGAACTGCCCGCGCCCACCTTTCGCCAGACCGTGCAGTGGACTCCGGAGATCATTTTGGGCTGCGTTTCTACCTGGTCTGCGGTGCAGCGCTATGCCGACGCAGAGGGGCTGGGACGGGTTGCAAGAGTGGGGGCGATCGCCCTCTCTTCTGCCTGGGGTGATCCAACGATTCCCAAAACCGTCTGCTGGGATATTTTTCTACGAGTCGGGCGAATATAG
- a CDS encoding HetZ-related protein 2, with protein sequence MVKASSMEASTEACTKASTEDYIAMTTAESRSEELKREWQARLQQDYPDQPTTLQDAILHWLLGDAPERFDEMTPVQVMVARQAMDYRYRILQQRYLGVRPDQAYKNLLQRLSSLFLIRSKVRTWVALSRDRHRSVMDVLQEVIQELIQNDTYIRQQVQWIARCTTQPRLRDGLMLASIEEYCLRPIRNQPLLVYRFVNYLRRTQRGGMTQVPTGELIRLVSEEIAPDDSDSAMSLLDSQALSRYEQQRDWEEQQALRDEVKQTFLNYLSQEVDPLAAQWLRLHLQGKSQEAIATALGVPVKQVYRLREKISYHALRVFAVKAESELVMTWLGTSVDNNLGLAPDQWDEFYNALSPEQQQLVQDFKTWKTAEAIAQHRNLKVNQITGEWVKVYLSAHSLRNSSQSDDSDNSELA encoded by the coding sequence ATGGTCAAAGCTAGTAGCATGGAAGCCAGCACCGAAGCTTGCACGAAAGCCAGCACTGAGGACTACATTGCTATGACGACGGCTGAGTCGAGGTCGGAGGAACTAAAACGCGAGTGGCAGGCGCGGCTCCAGCAAGACTATCCTGACCAGCCCACGACCCTTCAGGACGCAATCTTGCACTGGCTGCTGGGTGATGCGCCGGAGCGCTTTGATGAGATGACCCCAGTGCAAGTTATGGTGGCGCGGCAGGCGATGGACTATCGCTATCGCATCTTGCAGCAGCGCTATTTAGGAGTCCGGCCAGATCAGGCTTACAAAAACCTGCTACAGCGCCTCAGCAGCCTATTCCTGATTCGCAGCAAAGTCCGCACCTGGGTAGCGCTATCGCGCGATCGCCATCGCAGCGTCATGGATGTGCTGCAAGAAGTGATTCAGGAACTCATCCAAAACGATACCTACATTCGCCAGCAGGTGCAGTGGATTGCTCGCTGCACCACCCAGCCCCGCCTGCGAGACGGACTGATGCTGGCCAGCATTGAGGAGTATTGCCTGCGCCCGATTCGCAATCAGCCGCTGCTGGTCTATCGGTTTGTCAACTATCTGCGGCGCACCCAGCGCGGCGGCATGACCCAGGTTCCGACGGGTGAACTGATTCGGCTGGTATCGGAGGAAATTGCTCCCGACGATAGCGACAGCGCCATGAGCCTGCTCGATTCTCAAGCGCTCAGCCGGTATGAGCAGCAGCGCGATTGGGAAGAGCAGCAGGCCTTACGCGACGAGGTCAAGCAGACTTTTCTGAACTATCTCAGCCAAGAGGTTGATCCGCTGGCAGCGCAGTGGCTACGGCTGCATCTCCAAGGCAAGTCGCAGGAGGCGATCGCCACGGCGCTGGGGGTTCCGGTCAAGCAGGTTTATCGACTGCGGGAAAAAATTAGCTATCACGCCCTGCGCGTGTTCGCTGTCAAGGCTGAATCCGAACTGGTCATGACCTGGCTGGGCACTTCGGTAGACAATAACCTGGGGCTTGCGCCTGATCAGTGGGATGAGTTCTATAACGCCCTCAGCCCAGAACAGCAGCAGTTGGTGCAGGATTTCAAAACCTGGAAAACCGCCGAGGCGATCGCCCAGCATCGCAATCTCAAGGTGAACCAAATTACTGGAGAATGGGTCAAGGTCTACCTGTCTGCCCACAGCCTGCGAAACTCGTCCCAGTCTGACGACTCCGACAACTCAGAATTGGCCTGA
- a CDS encoding LysM peptidoglycan-binding domain-containing M23 family metallopeptidase, translating into MSEKFQAYRKRRGADLGGMVLLGLGVIGMSQGAIAQSSLPTPSSAYALLIAQSADAPTDSLCPAPVLSRLTRYQTRAGDTIASLAQRHNLTAETLIGMNPVLRQGNPPVGTSLLIPPINGLRVEVPTGRTWRDLAQQYRVRADVLFEANGCRPPGRVAFVPGATLSSANPAAGGTAAGTAADPNNRPRITSPDRAAAILRTHPLGSPTVALVIKGYGWQIDPRSGQVVFNSGVDLAASEGNPVVSAGEGTVAFAANQGNYGNLVVVNHPEGLQTRYAQLGTIQVQVGQRVQAGDRLGTVGRSAPDQEPLLRFEVRSNSDLGWVAQDPGLYFQDMRVGQ; encoded by the coding sequence ATGAGCGAGAAATTTCAGGCATATCGCAAGCGCCGGGGCGCTGATTTGGGTGGGATGGTTTTGCTGGGATTGGGGGTCATAGGTATGAGCCAAGGGGCGATCGCCCAATCCAGTCTGCCAACACCTTCCTCAGCCTATGCCCTATTAATTGCCCAATCTGCCGATGCACCCACCGACTCGCTCTGCCCAGCGCCGGTGCTGTCCCGGCTAACCCGCTATCAGACCCGTGCCGGAGACACGATCGCCAGCCTTGCCCAGCGCCACAACCTGACAGCAGAAACCCTGATTGGCATGAATCCGGTGCTGCGGCAGGGCAATCCGCCAGTGGGCACTAGTCTGCTGATTCCGCCGATCAACGGGCTGCGGGTAGAGGTTCCGACTGGACGCACCTGGCGCGACCTGGCACAGCAATATCGCGTGCGGGCAGATGTGCTGTTTGAGGCAAACGGCTGTCGCCCGCCGGGTCGGGTTGCTTTCGTCCCCGGTGCAACGCTATCTTCGGCGAACCCAGCGGCCGGAGGTACGGCAGCGGGGACTGCGGCCGATCCTAACAACCGCCCCAGAATTACTAGCCCCGATCGGGCGGCGGCGATTCTGAGAACCCATCCCCTGGGTAGCCCAACGGTGGCGCTGGTGATTAAGGGCTATGGCTGGCAAATCGATCCGCGATCGGGGCAGGTCGTGTTTAACAGCGGCGTAGACCTGGCAGCCAGTGAAGGAAACCCGGTGGTGTCAGCGGGTGAGGGCACAGTCGCCTTTGCGGCCAATCAAGGAAACTACGGCAATCTAGTCGTCGTCAACCATCCCGAAGGGTTGCAAACGCGATACGCCCAGTTGGGGACGATTCAGGTGCAGGTGGGGCAGCGAGTGCAGGCGGGCGATCGCCTCGGCACGGTTGGTCGCAGCGCCCCTGATCAGGAACCCCTGCTGCGGTTTGAAGTCCGCTCCAATTCTGACCTGGGCTGGGTCGCCCAAGATCCAGGCCTCTATTTTCAGGACATGCGAGTAGGACAGTAG
- a CDS encoding DUF760 domain-containing protein produces MNFDPDSTELFGSSAEEMQANELLKYLQHQSPEVLARVARSVSPEIKDIISQNVQGLVGMLPSEAFNMQITTDRDNLAGLLASAMMTGYFLRRMEQRMELEVSVADAFGSFRDSGDESSGS; encoded by the coding sequence ATGAACTTTGACCCCGACAGCACCGAACTGTTTGGCAGTAGCGCCGAAGAGATGCAAGCCAACGAACTGTTGAAGTATCTCCAGCACCAGTCGCCAGAGGTGCTGGCGCGAGTGGCCCGGTCTGTCAGCCCAGAAATCAAAGACATCATTTCGCAAAACGTGCAGGGGCTTGTCGGGATGTTGCCCTCAGAAGCCTTTAACATGCAGATTACAACCGATCGCGACAATCTGGCGGGGCTGCTTGCCTCTGCCATGATGACGGGCTATTTCCTGCGACGCATGGAGCAACGCATGGAGCTAGAAGTCAGCGTGGCTGATGCGTTTGGCTCGTTTCGCGATAGCGGCGATGAGTCGTCCGGCAGCTAG
- a CDS encoding DUF3181 family protein, with protein sequence MLEKGVPTEDEVLDILRGIPVKLGGGKHEVSLLDLLPVQSQIQLMDIVEAFQQKL encoded by the coding sequence TTGCTTGAAAAAGGCGTGCCGACTGAGGACGAGGTGCTAGATATTCTGCGCGGCATTCCTGTCAAGCTGGGCGGCGGCAAGCACGAAGTTTCTCTGCTAGATCTGTTGCCTGTGCAGTCCCAAATCCAATTGATGGACATTGTGGAAGCGTTTCAGCAAAAGCTCTGA
- the gatB gene encoding Asp-tRNA(Asn)/Glu-tRNA(Gln) amidotransferase subunit GatB — translation MTTIATKTQYEAVIGLETHCQLSTETKIFSSSSTAFGADPNTNIDPVCMGLPGTLPVLNQKVLEYAVKAGLALNCQIAPYSKFDRKQYFYPDLPKNYQISQYDLPIAEHGWLEIELEEEGQPVRKRIGITRLHMEEDAGKLVHGGSDRLSGSTFSLVDYNRAGVPLIEIVSEPDLRSGAEAAEYARELRRIMRYLGVSDGNMQEGSLRCDVNISIRPVGSEKFGTKVEIKNMNSFNAIERAINYEIERQIEVLEAGDRLVQETRLWEEGSQRTISMRVKEGSSDYRYFPEPDLGPIEVSAEQLAAWKSELPELPAAKRRRYEEDLGLSPYDARVLTDDRAMAEYFEATLAAGAPAKQAANWLMGDISGYLNTEKKTLADLPLTPETLAEMIGLIESNTISTKIAKDILPDLLTQGGSAKALVEKKGLIQISDPAAIEAAIAKVLEAHPAELEKYRSGKKNMLGFFVGQVMKQTGGRADPKLTNQLLVKQLDG, via the coding sequence ATGACCACCATCGCCACCAAGACCCAGTACGAAGCCGTTATCGGGCTGGAAACACACTGCCAACTCAGCACCGAAACCAAGATTTTTTCCAGCAGTTCGACTGCCTTTGGCGCTGATCCCAACACAAATATCGATCCGGTGTGTATGGGGCTACCGGGGACGCTGCCGGTGCTGAATCAGAAAGTGCTGGAATACGCGGTGAAGGCAGGTCTGGCGCTGAACTGTCAAATTGCACCCTACAGCAAGTTTGACCGCAAGCAGTATTTCTACCCCGATTTGCCGAAAAACTACCAAATTTCGCAGTATGACCTGCCCATCGCCGAGCATGGCTGGCTAGAAATCGAGCTAGAAGAAGAGGGACAGCCTGTTCGCAAACGCATCGGCATTACGCGGCTGCACATGGAAGAAGATGCGGGCAAGCTGGTTCACGGCGGGAGCGATCGCCTCTCTGGGTCTACCTTTTCGCTGGTGGACTACAACCGGGCGGGCGTGCCGCTGATCGAAATCGTGTCGGAACCCGACCTGCGCTCTGGAGCAGAGGCGGCAGAATATGCCCGCGAACTGCGCCGGATCATGCGCTATCTGGGCGTATCAGACGGCAACATGCAGGAAGGTTCTCTGCGCTGCGACGTGAACATTTCCATCCGTCCTGTGGGATCAGAAAAATTTGGCACGAAGGTGGAAATCAAAAATATGAACTCCTTCAATGCCATCGAGCGGGCAATTAACTACGAAATTGAGCGGCAGATCGAGGTGCTAGAGGCGGGCGATCGCCTCGTCCAAGAAACGCGCCTGTGGGAAGAGGGCAGTCAGCGCACCATCAGTATGCGGGTCAAAGAAGGCTCCAGCGACTATCGCTATTTCCCCGAACCCGACCTCGGTCCCATCGAAGTCTCTGCCGAACAGCTTGCCGCTTGGAAGAGCGAACTGCCGGAACTGCCCGCCGCCAAGCGCCGTCGCTACGAAGAAGACCTGGGGCTATCGCCCTACGATGCTCGTGTGCTGACGGACGATCGCGCGATGGCGGAATACTTTGAGGCGACCCTGGCCGCAGGCGCACCCGCCAAACAAGCCGCCAACTGGCTGATGGGCGATATCAGCGGCTATCTCAACACCGAAAAGAAAACCCTGGCTGACCTGCCCCTGACTCCCGAAACGCTGGCGGAAATGATCGGGCTGATCGAATCCAACACCATCAGCACCAAAATTGCCAAAGATATTCTGCCAGACCTGCTGACTCAGGGCGGCTCCGCTAAGGCACTGGTGGAAAAGAAGGGGCTGATCCAGATTTCTGACCCGGCTGCAATCGAAGCGGCGATCGCCAAGGTACTGGAAGCCCATCCCGCCGAACTGGAAAAATATCGCAGCGGCAAGAAAAACATGCTGGGCTTCTTCGTCGGTCAGGTGATGAAGCAAACCGGTGGCCGCGCCGACCCGAAGCTGACGAATCAGCTCTTGGTGAAGCAGTTGGATGGGTAG
- a CDS encoding 2TM domain-containing protein, translated as MPPRWPREPDRNDPAFRKLDDRMTFATHVAVFIAVNSGVWFFRLVQAQAWPWTVWFSGLWLAALVVHGVYIFAIADYSGPVSKPNAKSP; from the coding sequence ATGCCTCCCCGCTGGCCCCGCGAACCCGACCGCAACGACCCCGCCTTTCGTAAGCTGGACGACCGCATGACCTTTGCCACCCACGTTGCAGTGTTTATTGCGGTCAACTCTGGCGTGTGGTTTTTTCGACTCGTGCAAGCTCAAGCCTGGCCCTGGACCGTGTGGTTTAGCGGGCTGTGGCTGGCGGCCTTGGTGGTGCATGGGGTCTATATCTTTGCGATCGCTGACTACTCTGGCCCGGTGAGCAAGCCCAACGCAAAGTCCCCTTGA
- a CDS encoding Sll0314/Alr1548 family TPR repeat-containing protein has product MSIAAVLVSRQSGGVRNSQPGRQTGRSPSKQFWRSLGSVAGGLAIALHSLALPALADPFRSTNPRNIDRTTEAAFTAMFAEGNYTQAASLLENASRNEPLAHALVASLAYLNRDWDTLRDRATQTRRSAERLMQSDPLRGNIYRAVGHFLEGGYAVSTQSTVAATPTVLRELQRAFSALGEAERIAPDDPELNLVKGYIELFLATNLPFSSPEQALEKLENFAGPEYLAQRGIAIGYRDLEQFEPAMAAVDQALADTPDNPDLYYLKAQILVRQEKYRESLEFFQRALEKEDQLPQRHANQIAWEACRAESVVEGLRDGVSRQRCNPLLRRR; this is encoded by the coding sequence ATGTCGATTGCAGCGGTTCTCGTCTCGCGCCAGAGTGGCGGTGTCCGCAATTCCCAGCCTGGTCGCCAAACGGGGCGATCGCCCTCAAAGCAGTTTTGGCGATCGCTCGGTTCGGTGGCCGGAGGGCTGGCGATCGCGCTTCACAGTCTGGCCCTACCCGCCCTCGCTGACCCGTTTCGCAGCACCAACCCCCGCAACATCGACCGCACCACCGAAGCCGCCTTCACCGCCATGTTTGCCGAGGGTAACTACACTCAAGCAGCCAGTTTGCTGGAGAATGCCTCGCGCAATGAGCCGCTGGCCCACGCCCTGGTCGCATCGCTGGCCTACCTGAACCGGGATTGGGATACCTTGCGCGATCGCGCTACCCAGACTCGGCGATCGGCAGAACGGCTGATGCAGAGCGATCCACTCCGGGGCAACATTTACCGAGCAGTGGGACACTTCCTGGAAGGCGGGTATGCCGTCTCCACCCAAAGTACCGTTGCCGCCACGCCCACCGTCCTCCGCGAACTTCAGCGGGCCTTCAGCGCCTTGGGCGAGGCCGAACGCATTGCCCCCGACGACCCAGAGCTAAATTTGGTGAAGGGGTACATCGAACTGTTCCTGGCGACGAACTTGCCCTTTAGCAGCCCAGAACAGGCTTTGGAAAAGCTGGAAAATTTTGCCGGGCCCGAATATCTAGCGCAGCGGGGAATCGCCATCGGCTATCGGGATCTGGAACAGTTTGAACCCGCGATGGCGGCGGTTGACCAGGCCCTCGCAGATACGCCTGACAATCCCGATCTTTACTATCTCAAGGCACAGATTCTAGTACGCCAGGAGAAGTATCGTGAGAGCCTGGAGTTCTTTCAGCGGGCGCTGGAAAAAGAAGACCAGCTTCCCCAACGCCACGCCAACCAAATCGCCTGGGAGGCCTGTCGTGCTGAGAGCGTGGTCGAAGGGTTGCGAGATGGTGTGAGCCGTCAGCGCTGCAACCCGCTGCTGCGTCGTCGCTAG
- a CDS encoding DUF3181 family protein, with protein MAYSNSSEAIEALAAELGKEVYIDVAKWHLYLRDAHLNTPPGRAALSPCLKKACRLRTRC; from the coding sequence ATGGCGTATTCCAATTCTTCCGAAGCCATCGAGGCCCTGGCCGCAGAACTGGGCAAAGAGGTGTACATCGACGTAGCTAAGTGGCATTTGTATCTCCGCGATGCTCACCTCAACACCCCCCCTGGCAGAGCAGCTTTATCCCCTTGCTTGAAAAAGGCGTGCCGACTGAGGACGAGGTGCTAG